A window from Musa acuminata AAA Group cultivar baxijiao chromosome BXJ3-10, Cavendish_Baxijiao_AAA, whole genome shotgun sequence encodes these proteins:
- the LOC104000926 gene encoding UDP-glucuronic acid decarboxylase 1 isoform X2: MKQLHKQSSLNQTQLIPTYAAKPAKPQARPSSAASSPLRAAAGYLLREQRLLFVLAGAVIASTFFLLHPYYHSLSRPHPYDHLSHHLLPTFRHPSSPYFSASDGGGSVGVGGGGRRIPVGLKKPSKRIVVTGGAGFVGSHLVDKLLGRGDSVIVIDNFFTGRKDNVVHHFGNPRFELIRHDVVEPILLEVDEIYHLACPASPVHYKYNPIKTIISNVMGTLNMLGLAKRIGARFLLTSTSEVYGDPLEHPQKETYWGHVNPIGVRSCYDEGKRTAETLTMDYHRGAEVEVRIARIFNTYGPRMCLDDGRVVSNFVAQALRKEPMTVYGDGKQTRSFQYVSDLHSHAGRVTYMNH; this comes from the exons ATGAAGCAGCTCCACAAACAATCCAGCCTCAATCAGACCCAACTGATCCCCACGTACGCGGCCAAGCCCGCCAAGCCGCAGGCCCGCCCATCCTCTGCTGCTTCCTCCCCTCTGCGCGCCGCCGCCGGGTACCTACTCCGCGAGCAGCGCCTCCTCTTCGTCCTCGCAGGCGCCGTAATCGCCTCCACCTTCTTCCTTCTCCACCCCTACTACCACTCTCTCTCCCGTCCCCACCCCTACGACCACCTCTCCCATCACCTTCTCCCCACTTTCCGCCACCCCTCCTCCCCTTATTTTTCTGCGTCCGATGGCGGCGGAAGCGTCGGTGTAGGTGGCGGTGGGAGGAGGATACCAGTGGGACTCAAGAAGCCGTCGAAGCGGATCGTGGTCACGGGGGGCGCCGGCTTCGTTGGAAGTCACCTGGTGGACAAGCTTTTGGGCAGGGGGGATAGCGTGATCGTGATCGATAATTTCTTCACGGGGAGGAAGGATAATGTAGTGCATCACTTCGGAAACCCGAGGTTTGAGTTGATCCGCCACGACGTTGTCGAGCCGATCTTGCTGGAGGTCGACGAGATCTACCATCTCGCCTGCCCGGCCTCACCCGTACACTACAAATACAACCCTATCAAGACTATCATATC AAATGTGATGGGAACGTTGaacatgttaggattggcaaagagaaTTGGAGCTAGATTCCTGTTGACGAGTACTAGTGAGGTATATGGTGATCCACTTGAGCATCCACAGAAGGAGACATACTGGGGCCATGTCAATCCTATAG GTGTTAGGAGCTGTTATGATGAAGGAAAGAGAACAGCAGAAACTTTGACCATGGATTACCATCGTGGTGCTGAAGTTGAG GTCCGTATTGCACGGATATTCAATACTTATGGACCTCGCATGTGCCTAGATGATGGCCGTGTTGTCAGCAACTTTGTTGCACAG GCACTTCGTAAAGAGCCCATGACAGTTTATGGTGATGGAAAGCAGACCCGAAGTTTCCAATATGTTTCAGATTTG CATTCTCATGCCGGCAGAGTAACATACATGAATCATTAA
- the LOC104000926 gene encoding UDP-glucuronic acid decarboxylase 1 isoform X1 — protein sequence MKQLHKQSSLNQTQLIPTYAAKPAKPQARPSSAASSPLRAAAGYLLREQRLLFVLAGAVIASTFFLLHPYYHSLSRPHPYDHLSHHLLPTFRHPSSPYFSASDGGGSVGVGGGGRRIPVGLKKPSKRIVVTGGAGFVGSHLVDKLLGRGDSVIVIDNFFTGRKDNVVHHFGNPRFELIRHDVVEPILLEVDEIYHLACPASPVHYKYNPIKTIISNVMGTLNMLGLAKRIGARFLLTSTSEVYGDPLEHPQKETYWGHVNPIGVRSCYDEGKRTAETLTMDYHRGAEVEVRIARIFNTYGPRMCLDDGRVVSNFVAQALRKEPMTVYGDGKQTRSFQYVSDLVDGLVVLMEGEHIGPFNLGNPGEFTMLELAEVVKEVIDSSATIEFRPNTADDPHMRKPDISKAKELLNWEPKVTLRQGLPLMVTDFQKRLLSADN from the exons ATGAAGCAGCTCCACAAACAATCCAGCCTCAATCAGACCCAACTGATCCCCACGTACGCGGCCAAGCCCGCCAAGCCGCAGGCCCGCCCATCCTCTGCTGCTTCCTCCCCTCTGCGCGCCGCCGCCGGGTACCTACTCCGCGAGCAGCGCCTCCTCTTCGTCCTCGCAGGCGCCGTAATCGCCTCCACCTTCTTCCTTCTCCACCCCTACTACCACTCTCTCTCCCGTCCCCACCCCTACGACCACCTCTCCCATCACCTTCTCCCCACTTTCCGCCACCCCTCCTCCCCTTATTTTTCTGCGTCCGATGGCGGCGGAAGCGTCGGTGTAGGTGGCGGTGGGAGGAGGATACCAGTGGGACTCAAGAAGCCGTCGAAGCGGATCGTGGTCACGGGGGGCGCCGGCTTCGTTGGAAGTCACCTGGTGGACAAGCTTTTGGGCAGGGGGGATAGCGTGATCGTGATCGATAATTTCTTCACGGGGAGGAAGGATAATGTAGTGCATCACTTCGGAAACCCGAGGTTTGAGTTGATCCGCCACGACGTTGTCGAGCCGATCTTGCTGGAGGTCGACGAGATCTACCATCTCGCCTGCCCGGCCTCACCCGTACACTACAAATACAACCCTATCAAGACTATCATATC AAATGTGATGGGAACGTTGaacatgttaggattggcaaagagaaTTGGAGCTAGATTCCTGTTGACGAGTACTAGTGAGGTATATGGTGATCCACTTGAGCATCCACAGAAGGAGACATACTGGGGCCATGTCAATCCTATAG GTGTTAGGAGCTGTTATGATGAAGGAAAGAGAACAGCAGAAACTTTGACCATGGATTACCATCGTGGTGCTGAAGTTGAG GTCCGTATTGCACGGATATTCAATACTTATGGACCTCGCATGTGCCTAGATGATGGCCGTGTTGTCAGCAACTTTGTTGCACAG GCACTTCGTAAAGAGCCCATGACAGTTTATGGTGATGGAAAGCAGACCCGAAGTTTCCAATATGTTTCAGATTTG GTTGATGGATTAGTAGTACTAATGGAAGGTGAGCACATTGGACCTTTCAACTTGGGTAATCCAGGGGAGTTCACCATGCTGGAGCTAGCTGAG GTTGTGAAAGAAGTCATTGATTCTTCTGCAACCATTGAATTCAGACCCAATACTGCAGATGATCCTCATATGCGAAAACCTGATATATCAAAGGCAAAGGAACTGCTGAATTGGGAGCCGAAGGTTACATTGCGGCAAGGGTTACCCCTAATGGTGACAGACTTCCAGAAGCGTCTCCTAAGCGCCGACAACTGA